A genomic stretch from Pochonia chlamydosporia 170 chromosome 4, whole genome shotgun sequence includes:
- a CDS encoding alcohol dehydrogenase (similar to Metarhizium robertsii ARSEF 23 XP_007816828.1), whose amino-acid sequence MTTSPGDDSIPSLITLIITTSPTLSAPSIELLSTVLKSFRRHCAQLLDCKVVVVFDGCEQITSHPRLKKGYVTPKGAEHYETYKKNVKNLFLEEYLQGKSIGKLTETHGEAEYGSPHKVKPVPFVTTSTEDGRINFIEVTAQRLGFGLAVRTAIRSVNTPYIWVHQHDWALKYDIPITSLLDVMQASEADDAKPIKYVCLPSGRRTSYATSDQVMPFPELRKLASALTGDYVSPSDSSVVVPLTPMFFWHDKPHIASRAHYLQRVFPTRLAMMRGAFIEDTIGQRARNQMKEGQWAKWATWLYHPEGGKEVCLKHLHGRTWRGEEEEMRKRMTYRERNMASADGNGGNNGDEFRRIDDLDVEIYPALSGDET is encoded by the coding sequence ATGACCACTTCCCCAGGCGATGATTCAATACCATCCCTCATCACACTCATAATCACGACTTCGCCGACCCTGTCAGCCCCGTCCATCGAGCTACTCTCCACAGTCCTCAAGTCATTTCGCCGCCATTGCGCCCAGCTCCTGGACTGCAAAGTCGTAGTCGTTTTCGACGGATGTGAACAAATCACATCTCACCCTCGCCTGAAAAAGGGCTACGTTACACCAAAAGGAGCAGAGCACTACGAAACCTACAAGAAGAATGTGAAAAACCTCTTCCTAGAAGAATATCTGCAGGGAAAATCGATAGGAAAATTAACAGAGACTCACGGCGAGGCTGAGTACGGCTCACCACACAAGGTCAAGCCAGTTCCATTCGTCACTACATCCACAGAAGATGGCCGCATCAATTTCATCGAGGTGACGGCTCAGCGACTGGGATTCGGCCTAGCAGTCCGCACGGCAATCCGATCAGTTAATACGCCTTACATCTGGGTCCATCAACACGACTGGGCTCTCAAATATGATATCCCCATTACATCGCTCCTCGACGTGATGCAAGCCTCAGAGGCGGATGATGCAAAACCCATAAAATACGTCTGTTTGCCGTCGGGCCGTAGAACCTCGTACGCAACCTCTGATCAGGTCATGCCCTTTCCGGAACTGCGGAAGCTAGCGTCCGCCCTCACTGGCGACTATGTCTCGCCGAGTGATTCCTCGGTTGTGGTTCCGCTGACGCCCATGTTCTTCTGGCATGATAAGCCGCATATTGCGTCGAGAGCGCATTATCTTCAGCGTGTGTTCCCGACCAGACTGGCTATGATGAGAGGGGCCTTTATCGAGGATACGATTGGGCAGAGGGCCAGGAATCAGATGAAGGAGGGGCAGTGGGCGAAATGGGCGACTTGGCTCTATCATCCTGAGGGGGGGAAGGAAGTTTGCTTGAAGCATCTTCATGGGAGGACGTGGAggggtgaggaggaggagatgaggaagagaatgACGTATCGGGAGCGGAATATGGCTTCGGCGGATGGGAATGGGGGAAATAATGGTGATGAATTTAGACGTATAGATGATTTAGATGTGGAGATATACCCAGCGTTGTCGGGAGACGAGACATAG